The following proteins come from a genomic window of Nicotiana tomentosiformis chromosome 12, ASM39032v3, whole genome shotgun sequence:
- the LOC104095358 gene encoding putative H/ACA ribonucleoprotein complex subunit 1-like protein 1, translating into MRPPRGRGGGGFRGGRDGGRGGRFGGGRGGGRFPPRDEGPPSEVVEVSAFVHACEGDAVTKLTNEKIPYFNAPIYLQNKTQIGKVDEIFGPINESLFSIKMSEGIIATSYSAGDKFFIDPAKLLPLARFLPQPKGQQQAFRGGGRGGGRGGRGGRGGFRGRGAPRGGRGPPRGGRGGGFRGRGRF; encoded by the exons ATGAGACCTCCAAGAGGACGTGGTGGTGGCGGATTTAGGGGCGGCAGAGACGGCGGCCGCGGTGGCCGATTTGGTGGTGGTCGTGGCGGCGGCCGCTTTCCTCCTCGCGATGAAGGACCTCCTTCTGAAGTCGTAG AGGTATCAGCATTTGTACACGCATGTGAAGGAGATGCAGTAACAAAGCTCACTAATGAAAAAATCCCTTACTTTAACGCTCCTATTTACCTTCAGAACAAGACCCAGATTGGTAAAGTTGATGAAATATTTGGTCCTATTAATGAATCT TTGTTTTCGATTAAGATGTCGGAGGGAATTATTGCAACTTCATATTCAGCTGGAGATAAGTTCTTCATTGACCCAGCTAAGCTTTTGCCACTGGCCAGATTTCTTCCGCAGCCCAA GGGACAGCAACAAGCTTTTAGAGGCGGTGGACGAGGTGGAGGGAGAGGTGGGAGAGGTGGACGTGGTGGTTTTCGCGGTAGGGGTGCTCCTCGCGGGGGTAGAGGTCCTCCTCGGGGCGGTCGTGGAGGTGGTTTTAGGGGTAGAGGGAGATTTTAA
- the LOC104095359 gene encoding glutamate dehydrogenase B-like: MNALAATNRNFKLAARLLGLDSKLEKSLLIPFREIKVECTIPKDDGSLASFVGFRVQHDNARGPMKGGIRYHPEVDPDEVNALAQLMTWKTAVANIPYGGAKGGIGCSPSDLSNSELERLTRVFTQKIHDLIGIHTDVPAPDMGTNPQTMAWILDEYSKFHGYSPAVVTGKPIDLGGSLGRDAATGRGVLFATEALLKEHGKSIAGQCFVIQGFGNVGSWAAKLINEQGGKIVAVSDITGAIKNKNGLDIASLLKHVKENRGVKGFNDARSIDPDSILVEDCDVLIPAALGGVINRDNANNIKAKYIIEAANHPTDPEADEILAKKGVVILPDIYANSGGVTVSYFEWVQNIQGFMWDEDKVNAELKTYMTRGFKDVKDMCKTHNCDLRMGAFTLGVNRVARATVLRGWEA, translated from the exons ATGAATGCTTTAGCAGCAACAAATAGAAACTTTAAGCTGGCAGCTCGACTGCTCGGTTTAGACTCTAAGCTGGAAAAGAGTCTGCTAATCCCCTTTAGAGAAATTAAG GTAGAGTGTACAATACCAAAAGATGATGGCTCATTGGCATCTTTTGTTGGATTTAGAGTACAACATGACAATGCTCGCGGGCCTATGAAAGGCGGAATCAGATACCATCCTGAg GTTGATCCGGATGAGGTAAATGCATTAGCACAGCTAATGACATGGAAAACAGCAGTAGCCAATATACCATATGGTGGGGCTAAAGGGGGCATAGGATGTAGCCCTAGTGACCTGAGTAACTCTGAGCTAGAACGACTTACTCGAGTATTTACTCAAAAAATACATGACCTGATCGGAATTCACACAGATGTTCCGGCGCCAGATATGGGAACAAATCCACAG ACAATGGCATGGATTCTAGACGAGTACTCAAAATTTCATGGTTATTCACCTGCAGTGGTAACCGGAAAACCTATT GATCTTGGTGGATCCTTAGGTAGAGATGCAGCTACCGGAAGGGGTGTTCTCTTTGCTACGGAAGCGCTGCTAAAAGAGCATGGCAAGAGTATTGCTGGGCAGTGTTTTGTTATACAG GGATTTGGGAATGTTGGTTCCTGGGCTGCAAAACTTATCAATGAGCAAGGTGGTAAAATCGTTGCAGTAAGTGACATAACAGGTGCCATAAAGAACAAGAATGGACTCGACATAGCAAGCCTACTCAAACACGTGAAGGAAAATCGTGGAGTTAAAGGTTTCAACGATGCACGTTCAATAGATCCAGATTCAATACTGGTAGAAGATTGTGACGTTCTTATACCAGCTGCCCTTGGCGGAGTAATCAACAG GGATAATGCAAATAATATTAAAGCCAAATATATTATTGAGGCAGCTAACCATCCGACTGATCCAGAAGCTGATGAG ATTTTGGCAAAGAAAGGAGTTGTCATCCTACCAGATATATACGCTAATTCAGGTGGTGTCACCGTTAGTTATTTTGAGTGGGTTCAG AACATCCAAGGCTTTATGTGGGATGAGGATAAAGTGAATGCTGAGCTGAAGACATATATGACAAGAGGCTTTAAAGATGTTAAGGATATGTGCAAGACTCACAATTGTGATCTCCGAATGGGCGCCTTCACGTTGGGCGTTAATCGTGTAGCTAGAGCAACTGTTCTAAGGGGATGGGAAGCTTGA